A stretch of Chloracidobacterium sp. DNA encodes these proteins:
- a CDS encoding response regulator — protein MSNTVLIVDDEATFRLVFKKILAKAGYNVLEAADGEAGLCQADAVLPGVILLDWIMPGLDGPEVCRRIRANAKLSESQIIMLSSRSELDDRVQGLEAGADDYLVKPCETKELLARVRSAMRIHELKHQLREKAMQLQETVAKLEELAHQREEFTAVLVHDIRSPLATVYGALELTELRAEEAGILDDNLRSIFQHGYRTLDHITKLVNEVLDFSKVEAGGATLDLDWVPIAELVQDAAAQISLSAERKGLKLRVDCPPDLPKLLLDRDKMLRAVGNLLSNAVKFTPEGGTVTLRAERFEGTGLNAGKAFVAIHVEDTGPGIPAKDLPYIFNPYYQARRRTRQLGTGLGLAIVQRITAAHGGQATVQSTEGVGTAFTLTLPVTLACALEERPQPPVRGDDTAAD, from the coding sequence ATGTCAAATACCGTACTCATCGTGGACGACGAAGCGACGTTTCGTCTGGTGTTCAAGAAAATCTTGGCCAAAGCCGGTTACAACGTTCTGGAAGCCGCCGACGGCGAGGCCGGGCTGTGTCAAGCCGACGCGGTCTTGCCGGGCGTGATTTTGCTCGACTGGATCATGCCCGGCCTTGACGGCCCGGAAGTCTGTCGCCGCATTCGTGCCAACGCCAAGCTCAGCGAAAGCCAGATCATTATGCTGTCGTCGCGCAGCGAACTTGACGATCGCGTCCAAGGGCTGGAAGCCGGCGCGGATGATTATCTGGTCAAACCCTGTGAAACGAAGGAACTGCTGGCGCGGGTCCGCAGTGCGATGCGCATCCACGAACTCAAGCATCAACTTCGTGAGAAGGCGATGCAGCTTCAGGAGACCGTCGCCAAGCTCGAAGAACTGGCGCACCAGCGCGAGGAGTTTACGGCCGTCCTTGTCCACGACATCCGCTCGCCGCTGGCAACTGTCTATGGCGCGTTGGAACTGACCGAACTGCGCGCTGAAGAAGCTGGGATTCTAGACGACAATCTGCGTTCCATTTTTCAGCACGGCTACCGCACTCTTGACCACATCACAAAACTCGTCAACGAAGTTCTAGACTTTTCCAAAGTGGAAGCTGGCGGCGCGACGCTCGACCTTGACTGGGTTCCTATCGCCGAGCTTGTTCAGGACGCCGCCGCGCAAATTTCACTCAGCGCTGAACGCAAGGGTCTTAAGCTGCGCGTGGACTGTCCGCCGGATTTACCCAAACTGTTGCTAGACCGGGACAAGATGCTGCGCGCCGTCGGCAATCTGCTCTCCAACGCCGTTAAGTTCACTCCCGAAGGCGGCACGGTGACCTTGCGCGCTGAGCGCTTTGAAGGCACGGGTCTCAATGCCGGCAAGGCCTTTGTCGCCATTCACGTTGAAGACACCGGCCCCGGCATTCCCGCAAAGGATTTACCGTACATTTTCAATCCCTACTACCAAGCCCGGCGACGCACGCGCCAGTTGGGGACGGGACTGGGCCTCGCCATTGTGCAGCGCATCACCGCCGCGCACGGCGGTCAAGCGACTGTGCAGAGCACGGAAGGCGTCGGTACGGCGTTCACCCTCACGCTGCCGGTAACACTGGCTTGCGCGTTAGAGGAGCGTCCTCAGCCGCCTGTGCGTGGCGACGACACGGCGGCCGATTGA
- a CDS encoding O-acetylhomoserine aminocarboxypropyltransferase/cysteine synthase, translating to MSNYHFDTLAIHGGYAPEATTKARALPIYQTTSYQFDDADHAARLFALKEFGNIYTRLMNPTTDVFEKRIAALEGGVGALATASGQAAETLTITTIASAGDNIISTNSLYGGTYNLFRYTLPKLGITVKFVDADDFTGLEGLIDERTKAIYSETLGNPNLLVTDIERLAEIAHRHGIPLIIDNTAASPALCRPIAHGANIVIESATKFIGGHGTSIGGVIVDGGNFDWKASGRFPDFTTPDPSYHGIVYTEAFGNLAFIIKARVQGLRDMGAAMSPFNAFLLAQGTETLSLRMARHSENALAVAKFLKDHPQVAWVNYPGLAEGEQKARVEKYLPKGAGALVTFGIRGGYEAGKRFINSVKLFSLLANIGDAKSLVIHPASTTHSQLSEEEQRATGVTPEMIRLSIGIEDIRDIIADLENGLRSAVVAETASTAQAATA from the coding sequence ATGTCGAACTATCACTTCGATACGCTGGCTATTCACGGCGGCTACGCGCCGGAAGCGACGACCAAGGCCCGCGCGCTGCCCATCTACCAGACGACTTCCTACCAGTTTGACGACGCCGACCACGCTGCGCGTCTGTTCGCCCTCAAAGAGTTTGGGAACATCTACACGCGGCTGATGAACCCGACAACCGATGTGTTTGAGAAGCGGATTGCGGCGCTGGAAGGCGGTGTAGGGGCGCTGGCGACGGCATCGGGTCAGGCGGCGGAGACGCTGACAATTACGACCATTGCCAGCGCCGGCGACAACATCATTTCGACGAATTCACTCTACGGCGGCACCTACAACCTTTTTCGCTACACGCTGCCCAAGCTGGGCATTACTGTAAAGTTTGTGGACGCCGACGACTTCACCGGCCTTGAGGGGCTAATAGACGAACGCACCAAAGCCATCTACTCCGAAACGCTGGGCAATCCGAACCTGCTTGTAACTGACATTGAGCGGTTGGCTGAGATTGCCCATCGGCACGGAATACCACTCATCATTGACAACACGGCCGCGTCGCCGGCGCTATGCCGCCCAATTGCGCACGGCGCGAACATTGTCATTGAAAGCGCCACGAAGTTCATCGGCGGCCATGGCACAAGCATCGGCGGCGTTATTGTTGACGGCGGTAACTTCGACTGGAAGGCGTCCGGTCGCTTTCCCGACTTCACGACGCCTGATCCGTCTTACCACGGTATTGTTTATACGGAAGCCTTCGGCAATCTGGCGTTCATCATCAAGGCGCGGGTACAGGGCTTGCGCGATATGGGCGCAGCCATGTCGCCGTTTAACGCTTTTCTGCTCGCGCAGGGCACGGAGACGCTCTCGCTGCGGATGGCGCGGCATTCCGAAAACGCCCTCGCCGTAGCAAAGTTCCTCAAGGACCATCCGCAGGTGGCCTGGGTCAACTATCCGGGGCTGGCGGAAGGCGAGCAGAAGGCGCGGGTTGAAAAGTACCTCCCGAAGGGCGCCGGCGCCCTTGTGACCTTCGGCATCCGTGGCGGCTACGAAGCCGGCAAGCGGTTCATCAACTCGGTCAAGCTGTTCAGCCTACTGGCCAACATCGGTGACGCTAAATCACTGGTCATCCATCCGGCTTCGACCACGCACTCACAGCTTTCAGAAGAGGAACAGCGGGCGACGGGTGTTACGCCGGAGATGATTCGGCTTTCCATTGGCATTGAAGACATCCGCGACATCATTGCCGATCTCGAAAACGGCCTGCGTAGTGCAGTAGTTGCGGAAACGGCGTCCACGGCGCAGGCGGCTACGGCATGA
- a CDS encoding homoserine O-acetyltransferase has protein sequence MAALEPTIERDVTLEERPFRLETGGELPEATLRCAVYGRLEAAPGGVILVCHALTGSARIADWWPALVGPGRPLDPTRYAIVGVNVLGSCYGSTGPRTVNPVTGRPYGARFPLVTMGDMVRAQRLALRALGVTRLTAVIGGSIGGMQALRWATDFPDDLDLCLAIGATPLPAMGLALNHLQRQAIMQDPAWRDGDGCAQPTAGLALARAIAMCSYKSAALFDERFGRRPNRSGEDPRATLHGRYDVAGYLDHQGEKFVRRFDANSYLVLSKAMDTFDLTDAELARIRAHVWLVGLSSDWLFPAADVRALAARMRAVNVAVEYAEIITSHGHDGFLAEPDAVAPLLQASLEKLHA, from the coding sequence ATGGCGGCCCTAGAACCCACCATCGAACGGGATGTGACGCTTGAAGAACGTCCGTTCCGACTGGAAACAGGCGGCGAACTGCCGGAAGCCACCCTGCGGTGCGCCGTGTACGGCCGCCTGGAAGCTGCGCCGGGCGGCGTCATTCTAGTCTGTCACGCCTTGACCGGTTCAGCGCGGATCGCCGATTGGTGGCCAGCCCTTGTTGGGCCGGGGCGGCCGTTAGACCCGACGCGCTATGCGATTGTCGGCGTCAACGTACTGGGTTCGTGCTACGGCTCGACTGGCCCGCGCACTGTCAATCCGGTGACAGGGCGACCCTATGGCGCGCGCTTTCCGCTGGTCACGATGGGCGACATGGTGCGCGCCCAACGGCTGGCTTTGCGGGCGTTGGGCGTCACGCGGTTGACGGCCGTGATTGGCGGCTCGATCGGCGGCATGCAGGCGTTGCGTTGGGCGACGGACTTTCCCGACGATCTTGACCTGTGCCTTGCCATCGGCGCGACCCCCTTACCCGCGATGGGCCTGGCGCTCAATCACCTTCAGCGCCAAGCCATCATGCAGGACCCGGCTTGGCGGGACGGGGACGGCTGCGCCCAACCGACGGCCGGCCTCGCGCTGGCGCGCGCCATCGCTATGTGCAGTTACAAGTCGGCGGCGCTGTTTGATGAGCGATTCGGTCGGCGTCCAAATCGGTCGGGCGAGGACCCACGGGCGACGTTGCATGGGCGCTACGATGTGGCGGGCTACCTAGATCACCAAGGCGAAAAGTTTGTCCGTCGCTTTGACGCCAACAGCTACTTGGTTTTGAGCAAAGCGATGGATACGTTTGACCTAACCGACGCTGAGTTAGCGCGCATTCGGGCGCACGTATGGCTTGTCGGCTTGTCATCCGACTGGCTGTTTCCGGCGGCGGACGTGCGCGCCCTCGCGGCGCGCATGCGGGCGGTCAATGTCGCTGTCGAGTATGCTGAAATCATCACTAGCCACGGCCATGACGGTTTTTTGGCTGAACCCGATGCCGTCGCCCCCCTCTTACAGGCATCGCTTGAGAAGCTGCACGCATGA
- a CDS encoding aspartate kinase yields MNPNHHPVSTAPSDADLRPTVMKFGGTSVQDADAFARVAAIVRREQARRPVVVVSAPAGVTDALLKAVKLALEQDTTTALDSLEPQFARYSDIAERLTSGAPYGDFVEVLYAARERMAQAFEIMRAYPGVVPPLRDEVVSYGERLSATLLAAVIAAAGAACQAVDARTCIVTDDVYGRARPRWEDTIARTRATLRPVLAEGVIPVLGGFIGATLDGATTTLGRGGSDYSATLIGAALEAREVQIWTDVAGIYSADPRLAPDARRLDHLAYGEATDLALYGAKVLHPRTIEPVERLRIPVSIRNSYDPEAGYSMITPDSGAPAGAILAVTHRTGMAAVHVRLAGAQLAAGALEELARTLNAHGVLVEHLAASRMGLTATVEDGDALDAACRDLRGMGEVQVRPQRALLCVVGNFGDDATELHPTLSEILADFRVTPLLPHPSAHSRLFLMAEADAPTAVRRLHARLIENSP; encoded by the coding sequence ATGAATCCCAACCATCATCCAGTTTCCACAGCGCCGTCGGACGCCGACCTGCGTCCGACAGTGATGAAGTTTGGCGGTACGTCGGTGCAGGACGCGGACGCCTTTGCGCGCGTCGCCGCCATTGTGCGCCGCGAACAAGCCCGACGGCCGGTCGTCGTTGTATCGGCGCCGGCCGGCGTAACGGACGCCTTGCTGAAGGCGGTCAAACTGGCGCTCGAACAAGATACGACGACGGCGCTGGACTCCCTTGAGCCGCAGTTTGCGCGGTACAGCGACATCGCGGAGCGGCTGACCAGCGGCGCACCGTATGGTGATTTCGTTGAGGTTCTCTACGCCGCCCGCGAGCGTATGGCGCAGGCGTTTGAGATTATGCGCGCTTATCCGGGCGTTGTCCCGCCGTTACGCGATGAAGTCGTGTCGTACGGTGAACGGTTGTCGGCGACGTTGTTGGCCGCTGTCATCGCCGCCGCCGGCGCGGCATGTCAGGCGGTGGACGCCCGGACGTGCATCGTGACGGATGATGTCTATGGGCGCGCGCGACCGCGTTGGGAGGATACCATTGCACGGACGCGCGCGACGCTCCGGCCGGTGTTGGCGGAAGGCGTTATTCCGGTGTTGGGCGGTTTTATCGGCGCGACGCTCGACGGCGCAACAACGACCCTGGGACGGGGCGGCTCGGACTACTCGGCGACCTTGATCGGCGCGGCGCTTGAGGCGCGTGAGGTTCAAATCTGGACCGACGTGGCCGGCATTTACTCGGCCGACCCGCGCCTTGCGCCCGACGCGCGCCGGTTGGACCATTTGGCTTACGGGGAAGCGACGGATTTGGCGCTGTACGGCGCGAAGGTGCTCCATCCGCGGACGATTGAGCCAGTGGAGCGGCTTCGGATTCCGGTGAGCATCCGCAACTCGTACGACCCGGAGGCGGGCTATTCAATGATTACGCCGGATTCCGGCGCGCCGGCTGGAGCGATTCTGGCGGTGACGCATCGCACCGGTATGGCGGCCGTCCATGTTCGTTTGGCGGGCGCACAACTGGCGGCGGGAGCGCTGGAAGAACTGGCTCGGACGCTCAACGCTCATGGCGTGTTGGTGGAGCATTTGGCCGCGTCGCGGATGGGGCTGACGGCGACGGTGGAAGACGGCGACGCCTTGGACGCCGCCTGCCGTGACTTACGCGGTATGGGCGAAGTTCAGGTCAGACCGCAGCGAGCCTTGCTCTGCGTGGTGGGAAACTTCGGAGATGACGCCACGGAACTGCATCCGACGCTAAGTGAAATCCTTGCCGATTTTCGGGTGACGCCGCTACTGCCGCATCCGTCGGCGCACTCGCGGTTGTTTCTAATGGCCGAAGCCGACGCCCCGACGGCGGTACGGCGGCTGCACGCACGGCTTATTGAAAATTCCCCCTAA
- a CDS encoding carotenoid biosynthesis protein, with protein MTDVPRLLVGTVAMRPYVFVFLLAYLFLAVSRMGWVRALVWTVLAYLLAFACEWSSIHNGFPFGLYRYFDDTRDRELWVAGVPFFDSLSFAFLSFVSFEAAVILRTPWVSWHTTVGDAAARRSWLTVVYAGLLMMFLDVVIDPVTLQGERWFLGKLYDYPHGGSHFGVTIENYLGWFVVAVLITTSFRLLEETVLRTVSQRGAFDFPLKHAAPLGVYFGILGFNIAVTFWIGETTMGWASTFIALLLGWMFVQHVASPYRRGEGERG; from the coding sequence ATGACCGACGTGCCGCGCCTGCTGGTGGGGACGGTGGCGATGCGTCCCTACGTGTTTGTGTTTTTGCTGGCCTATCTGTTTTTGGCGGTGTCGCGGATGGGCTGGGTGCGGGCGCTGGTCTGGACGGTGCTAGCGTATTTGCTGGCTTTTGCCTGTGAGTGGAGTTCCATCCACAACGGATTCCCCTTCGGGTTGTATCGCTACTTTGATGACACGCGCGACCGTGAATTGTGGGTCGCCGGCGTGCCGTTTTTCGATTCGCTGTCCTTTGCGTTTCTGTCGTTTGTGAGTTTTGAAGCGGCGGTCATTCTGCGGACGCCGTGGGTTTCATGGCACACGACGGTTGGGGACGCAGCCGCGCGGCGCTCATGGTTGACGGTGGTTTACGCCGGTCTGCTGATGATGTTTCTGGACGTGGTGATTGACCCAGTGACGTTGCAGGGGGAGCGGTGGTTTCTGGGCAAGCTGTACGACTACCCGCACGGCGGCTCCCACTTTGGCGTAACGATTGAGAACTACCTAGGGTGGTTTGTGGTGGCAGTGTTGATTACGACGAGCTTCCGGTTGTTGGAGGAGACGGTGTTGCGGACGGTTTCGCAGCGTGGGGCGTTCGATTTTCCGTTGAAGCACGCCGCGCCGCTAGGGGTGTATTTTGGGATTTTGGGCTTCAACATCGCCGTGACATTTTGGATTGGCGAAACGACGATGGGGTGGGCGAGTACGTTCATCGCCCTGCTGCTTGGCTGGATGTTTGTCCAGCACGTGGCGTCACCCTATCGGCGCGGGGAAGGGGAACGAGGTTGA
- a CDS encoding branched-chain amino acid ABC transporter permease, whose amino-acid sequence MNDQRPHPARSWLGVVVVTMGWFLLNHVFVHGLLGYGLSAYYLRVVTLVGISIVLAVSLTLVNGCAGQFSIGHAGFMALGAYAAGAVTHFGGAPFVALLDTLPAWPVHAVRLLVSLVVGAAVSGVAGWLVGLPTLRLRGDYLAIVTLGFGEIIRVVLLNIEPTGGALGFTNIAQGPDVPGRLPDQRFALFLEDTMFFWVALAATGTVLVVGRLAYSSFGRSLAAVRENEIAAAAMGIDTTRAKTTAFVVSAALTGVAGGLYAHYDNYLNPSSFTFLRSVEIVTMIVLGGLGSISGAIVGASVLTILPEALRDLTRLLPPSVTAAAPFLANLPDYRMVFYSLLLVGLMIARPQGLYGRREWPWLMRLFSGGADGRELRATNEGRHTPVESTQR is encoded by the coding sequence GTGAATGACCAACGACCACATCCTGCTCGTTCATGGCTTGGCGTCGTTGTCGTCACGATGGGCTGGTTTCTGCTCAACCATGTTTTCGTCCACGGCCTGTTGGGCTATGGGCTGTCGGCTTATTACCTACGCGTTGTCACGTTGGTGGGCATTTCCATCGTGTTGGCGGTGAGTTTGACGCTGGTCAATGGGTGCGCCGGCCAGTTTTCGATTGGGCATGCCGGATTTATGGCTCTTGGGGCGTATGCGGCTGGAGCCGTGACGCACTTCGGAGGCGCACCCTTTGTCGCTTTACTGGACACCTTGCCCGCCTGGCCGGTACACGCCGTGCGGCTGCTGGTCTCGCTTGTAGTCGGAGCGGCCGTCAGTGGCGTCGCAGGATGGCTGGTCGGTTTGCCGACGCTGCGGCTGCGGGGTGACTACTTGGCGATTGTCACGCTGGGGTTCGGTGAGATCATTCGCGTCGTGCTGCTCAACATTGAGCCGACCGGCGGCGCACTGGGCTTCACCAACATTGCGCAGGGGCCGGACGTACCAGGGCGACTCCCCGACCAGCGGTTCGCGCTGTTTTTGGAAGACACGATGTTTTTCTGGGTTGCGCTGGCGGCGACAGGGACGGTGCTGGTGGTAGGACGCCTAGCCTATTCAAGCTTTGGGCGCAGTCTGGCGGCCGTGCGCGAAAATGAAATCGCGGCGGCGGCGATGGGGATTGACACGACGCGCGCCAAAACAACGGCGTTCGTCGTGAGTGCGGCGTTGACCGGCGTAGCCGGCGGGCTGTACGCGCACTATGACAATTATCTCAACCCAAGTTCATTTACGTTTTTGCGGTCGGTGGAAATCGTAACGATGATCGTGCTAGGCGGCTTGGGGAGCATTTCGGGCGCCATTGTCGGGGCGAGCGTTTTGACCATTTTACCGGAGGCGTTGCGCGACCTGACTCGCCTGTTGCCGCCGTCGGTGACGGCTGCTGCGCCGTTTCTAGCGAATTTGCCCGATTACCGGATGGTGTTTTATTCGCTCCTGCTGGTAGGGCTAATGATTGCGCGGCCGCAGGGTCTCTACGGACGGCGTGAGTGGCCGTGGCTAATGCGGCTTTTCAGCGGAGGCGCGGACGGCCGTGAGCTGAGGGCGACGAATGAAGGCCGACATACACCCGTTGAATCAACCCAGCGCTAA
- a CDS encoding amino acid permease — MANQLFVVKSIDELQAESSVEEGSLKRTLGPVNLTTLGIGAIIGAGLFSITGLAAANNAGPAVTISFVIAAVGCLFAGLCYAEFAAMIPVAGSAYTYSYATMGELVAWTIGWDLVLEYAVGAATVSISWSRYLVKFLEYYNIVLPPHLTMSPFDSITTASGATIYGVINLPAVFIVVTMSLILMKGTRESALVNNLIVALKVGIVLAFIALGWAFINPKNYEPYIPPNTGTFGEFGWSGIVRAAGIIFFAYIGFDAVSTAAQEARNPQRDMPIGILGSLGICTVLYILFAHVMTGLAHYTEFRGVEGIAPVATAIAHTPYKWLNQGIILAILAGYASVILVMLLGQSRVFFSMSHDGLLPKIFSEVHPRFRTPWKSNALFAVFVSLFAAFVPARVVGEMTSIGTLFAFILVCVGVIVLRYTQPERKRPFKTPFVPLVPVLGILVCFAMMAALPLDTWLRLVIWMATGYAIYFTYGVRHSKLKLVT; from the coding sequence GTGGCAAATCAACTCTTCGTGGTCAAATCCATTGACGAACTCCAAGCTGAGTCGTCCGTTGAGGAAGGCTCGCTCAAACGAACCCTCGGCCCCGTCAACCTAACGACTCTCGGCATCGGGGCTATTATCGGCGCCGGCCTGTTTTCCATTACTGGCCTCGCCGCCGCTAACAACGCCGGCCCTGCTGTCACGATTTCCTTCGTCATCGCCGCCGTCGGCTGTCTTTTCGCCGGACTCTGCTACGCCGAATTCGCCGCGATGATCCCTGTCGCCGGCAGCGCCTACACCTACTCCTATGCCACTATGGGCGAACTTGTCGCATGGACCATCGGCTGGGACCTTGTCCTAGAGTATGCCGTCGGCGCGGCGACCGTCTCGATTAGCTGGTCGCGGTACTTGGTTAAGTTTCTGGAGTACTACAACATTGTCCTGCCGCCGCATTTGACCATGTCACCGTTTGATTCCATCACCACCGCCAGTGGCGCGACCATCTACGGCGTCATCAACTTGCCGGCAGTGTTCATCGTGGTGACGATGTCGCTGATTTTGATGAAGGGCACGCGGGAATCGGCGCTGGTCAACAACCTCATCGTCGCGCTCAAGGTCGGCATCGTCCTGGCGTTTATCGCCTTGGGGTGGGCGTTTATCAACCCGAAGAACTACGAACCCTACATTCCACCCAACACTGGCACGTTCGGCGAGTTCGGCTGGAGCGGGATTGTTCGCGCCGCTGGCATCATCTTCTTCGCCTACATTGGTTTTGACGCGGTTTCCACCGCCGCGCAGGAGGCGCGCAACCCGCAGCGGGATATGCCGATTGGCATCCTTGGTTCGCTGGGAATTTGCACGGTGCTATACATCCTCTTTGCGCATGTGATGACCGGCTTGGCGCACTACACCGAGTTTCGGGGCGTCGAGGGTATCGCGCCGGTCGCCACCGCCATTGCGCATACGCCCTACAAGTGGCTCAACCAAGGCATCATACTGGCGATTTTAGCCGGCTACGCTTCGGTGATTCTTGTCATGCTGCTGGGGCAGTCGCGCGTTTTCTTCTCCATGTCGCATGATGGTCTGCTGCCAAAGATTTTCTCTGAAGTACACCCGCGCTTCCGTACGCCGTGGAAGTCCAACGCCCTATTCGCCGTCTTCGTGAGCTTGTTCGCCGCGTTTGTGCCAGCACGCGTCGTAGGTGAAATGACCAGCATCGGGACGCTGTTTGCGTTCATTTTGGTGTGCGTCGGCGTCATCGTGCTGCGCTACACGCAGCCGGAGCGGAAGCGGCCGTTCAAGACGCCGTTTGTCCCACTGGTGCCGGTGTTGGGGATTCTAGTCTGCTTTGCAATGATGGCCGCCCTCCCGTTGGACACGTGGTTGCGGCTGGTTATCTGGATGGCCACTGGCTATGCCATTTATTTCACGTACGGCGTCCGGCACAGCAAGCTGAAGTTGGTCACCTAG
- a CDS encoding nucleotide sugar dehydrogenase, whose translation MSHGTDHPTVGVIGLGYVGLPLAVQFIRGGCRVIGFDIDERKTAAVNAGHSYIKSVPTAVIAEAVAAGRLRATTDFTHLAETTAVLICVPTPLTPHREPDLSFITRTAEAVAPHIQRGQLISLESTTYPGTTEEELVPRLERGSGLRAGLDFHVVYSPEREDPGNPHFSTRDIPKVIGGLTADCLAAGIALYRHAVHTLVPVSSLRIAEATKLVENIFRCVNIAMVNELKIVFDAMGIDVWEVLEAAKTKPFGFMKFEPGPGLGGHCIPIDPFYLTWKAREFGVQTKFIELAGDINTSMPRYVVTRLLEALSDAGKPLRGANILLLGLAYKKNVDDPRESPTFAIWDLLRARQAKVRFHDPYIPTAPPMREYPTYAGTPSVPLTADVLAQSDAVVICTAHDVIDYAFVVEHAPLVIDTRNACAAVPIELRRGKVVKA comes from the coding sequence CGGCCGTCAACGCCGGACACAGTTATATCAAAAGCGTCCCGACGGCAGTGATCGCCGAAGCCGTCGCCGCTGGACGCCTGAGGGCGACGACCGATTTCACGCATTTGGCCGAGACGACGGCCGTTCTGATTTGCGTCCCAACGCCGCTCACCCCGCATCGGGAACCGGATTTGTCATTCATCACGCGCACGGCCGAGGCTGTCGCGCCGCACATCCAACGTGGGCAACTTATTAGTCTGGAATCCACTACCTATCCCGGTACAACGGAAGAAGAGCTTGTCCCCCGTCTGGAACGCGGTTCGGGTCTGCGCGCCGGTCTGGATTTCCACGTCGTCTATTCACCGGAACGTGAAGACCCCGGCAACCCCCATTTCAGCACGCGCGACATTCCAAAAGTCATTGGCGGGCTAACCGCCGACTGCCTGGCGGCCGGCATAGCGCTTTACCGGCATGCCGTCCACACGCTCGTCCCGGTGTCTTCGCTGCGCATCGCCGAAGCGACTAAGCTAGTTGAGAACATCTTTCGGTGCGTCAACATTGCCATGGTCAACGAACTCAAAATCGTCTTTGACGCCATGGGGATTGACGTGTGGGAAGTGCTTGAGGCCGCCAAAACCAAGCCGTTTGGCTTTATGAAGTTTGAGCCAGGGCCGGGCCTCGGCGGACACTGCATCCCGATTGACCCCTTCTACCTGACGTGGAAGGCGCGCGAGTTCGGCGTTCAGACCAAGTTCATTGAGCTGGCCGGCGACATCAACACCAGCATGCCGCGCTACGTCGTCACACGCCTCCTTGAAGCCCTTTCAGACGCTGGCAAACCGTTGCGCGGGGCGAATATTCTGCTCTTAGGGTTGGCCTACAAGAAAAACGTGGATGACCCGCGCGAGTCGCCGACGTTCGCAATTTGGGACTTGTTGCGCGCGCGGCAAGCGAAGGTTCGCTTTCACGACCCGTACATCCCCACTGCCCCGCCAATGCGCGAGTACCCCACCTACGCCGGAACGCCTTCCGTCCCGCTGACCGCTGATGTCCTGGCGCAGAGCGACGCCGTGGTGATCTGTACAGCGCACGACGTGATTGACTACGCCTTTGTCGTTGAGCATGCACCGCTGGTGATTGACACCCGCAACGCCTGTGCAGCGGTCCCGATTGAGCTTCGGCGTGGCAAGGTCGTCAAGGCTTAG